The proteins below come from a single Miscanthus floridulus cultivar M001 chromosome 1, ASM1932011v1, whole genome shotgun sequence genomic window:
- the LOC136461367 gene encoding uncharacterized protein, translated as MSEDYKRNNQSTLMVEQMVLMDIQKLLQSRQKDIKIYPLPDIDDTYDASHDIPREIFEEASIEANEDDVALSDTLIEEQRATYDEIMSSVDTKDGGLFFVDGPGRNRKTYLYRALLATIHSQKKIAMAIATSGVVVSIMCGCRTTHLCFKILLTIDNGAFCTFTKQSGTAKLLRESSLIIWDEASMTKRQSIEALDNSLHDIMDRPKLSFGGKTVVFGGDFR; from the coding sequence ATGTCAGAGGACTACAAGCGCAATAATCAATCCACCTTAAtggtggagcagatggtcctcatGGACATTCAAAAATTGCTACAATCAAGGCAGAAGGATATAAAGATATACCCACTTCCTGATATCGATGACACATATGATGCCTCTCATGATATTCCTAGAGAGATTTTTGAGGAGGCTAGCATTGAGGCTAACGAGGATGATGTGGCTCTGTCAGACACCCTTATCGAGGAGCAACGGGCTACATATGATGAGATCATGTCCTCAGTTGATACCAAGGATGGGGGTCTCTTCTTTGTGGATGGTCCTGGCAGGAACAGAAAGACTTATCTGTATAGAGCACTTCTCGCTACTATACACAGTCAAAAAAAGATAGCTATGGCAATAGCTACATCTGGTGTCGTAGTCTCAATAATGTGTGGTTGTAGAACCACCCACTTGTGCTTCAAGATTCTCCTCACTATTGATAATGGAGCCTTTTGCACCTTCACAAAACAGAGTGGTACTGCCAAGCTGCTTCGAGAATCATCTCTCATTATTTGGGATGAGGCTAGCATGACAAAGAGGCAGTCTATCGAGGCACTGGACAATAGTCTCCATGATATAATGGATCGACCAAAGCTGTCGTTTGGTGGGAAGACTGTGGTGTTCGGTGGAGATTTTAGATAG